Proteins from a genomic interval of Osmia bicornis bicornis chromosome 13, iOsmBic2.1, whole genome shotgun sequence:
- the LOC123988422 gene encoding uncharacterized protein LOC123988422, giving the protein MTNSYFSEDIFDNTEAAFLAAPDALTAALSADNEAASNPCNISSVSCHRESAPAVKFPRIELPKFSGDNTEWENFRDLFHALVSSNEALSDVQRLHYLKVSLTGAASLLLKNVSTSAANYEAAWRLLTDRYANERALITAHLKMLFDSPPIGSAVLNDLRSLRDRSRATLTALKNL; this is encoded by the coding sequence ATGACAAATTCCTACTTCTCCGAGGACATCTTCGACAATACGGAAGCGGCCTTCCTCGCCGCCCCCGACGCTCTGACGGCAGCCTTATCTGCGGACAACGAAGCAGCAAGTAACCCTTGTAATATAAGCTCCGTTTCTTGTCATCGCGAATCCGCGCCGGCTGTCAAATTCCCTCGCATTGAATTGCCTAAATTTTCCGGGGATAATACCGAGTGGGAAAACTTTAGAGATCTCTTTCACGCTTTAGTGAGTTCAAATGAAGCGTTGTCCGACGTTCAAAGGTTGCACTATTTAAAAGTAAGTTTGACCGGTGCAGCTTctcttttgttaaaaaatgtttccacTTCCGCGGCGAATTACGAAGCAGCGTGGAGATTGTTGACAGACAGATACGCGAACGAACGCGCGCTCATAACTGctcatttaaaaatgttatttgaCTCACCCCCGATCGGATCTGCCGTTTTAAACGATCTAAGGAGCTTACGTGATAGATCTCGCGCCACTTTAACGGCATTAAAGAATTTATAG